From uncultured Methanobrevibacter sp., the proteins below share one genomic window:
- a CDS encoding AIR synthase-related protein, protein MDIEGFVRARIDDYSYDDLADILAVRIREYKNISEENSHEMAKAVIDEVSTTLKLNESNDEFLKEIANVNKADVLMGEMGVGSRGAGDFFVHRKIAEIVASTNTASLVNPSEQDDGGVVKAQAKNDEVYITTAVDGIHSRLSEYPFLGGFHVTRATLRDVCVMGADPVAILSDVHLADDGDVAKIFDFTAGVAAVSELVDVPIVAGSTLRVGGDMVLGDRFVSAVGSVGVSNYPPTARKGATEGDIILLTEGSGGGTITTTALYNGFFDVVWDTMNVNFVQASHALFEADLVKDIHAMTDVTNGGLRGDAHEISNTTGVGLEFYEKEIRQMVAPNVLNMLETLNIDPLGVSTDSLMLIAPPEIVGDIKKAVAKYDVAISEIGEVNNSGEPILIKEDSTEEKLVPLFREAAYTKIKKLVGETTPEDFEEMKQKVQKASDAAIAKKDKVIKHIREN, encoded by the coding sequence ATGGATATTGAAGGATTTGTAAGAGCTAGAATTGATGATTATTCATATGATGATTTGGCTGATATTCTGGCGGTACGCATAAGAGAATATAAAAACATTTCAGAAGAAAATTCTCATGAAATGGCAAAAGCAGTAATTGATGAAGTTTCAACTACTTTGAAATTAAACGAAAGCAATGATGAATTTTTGAAGGAAATAGCAAATGTCAATAAGGCTGATGTACTCATGGGCGAAATGGGAGTAGGTTCCCGTGGAGCCGGCGACTTTTTCGTTCACAGAAAAATCGCAGAAATCGTAGCTTCAACAAATACAGCATCACTTGTCAATCCATCAGAACAGGATGACGGAGGTGTTGTGAAAGCTCAGGCAAAAAATGATGAAGTTTATATTACAACAGCTGTTGATGGAATACACTCAAGATTAAGTGAATATCCGTTTTTAGGCGGTTTTCATGTAACTCGTGCAACACTTAGGGATGTCTGTGTAATGGGGGCAGACCCGGTAGCTATATTAAGTGATGTTCACCTTGCAGATGATGGGGACGTTGCAAAGATATTTGACTTTACAGCAGGTGTTGCAGCGGTTTCCGAACTTGTTGATGTTCCGATTGTAGCAGGAAGTACCTTGCGTGTTGGCGGAGATATGGTGTTAGGTGATAGGTTTGTTTCCGCTGTTGGAAGTGTGGGTGTTTCAAATTATCCTCCTACTGCAAGAAAAGGAGCGACTGAAGGAGATATTATTCTTTTAACTGAAGGTTCCGGCGGTGGAACAATAACTACTACTGCATTATATAACGGATTTTTCGATGTGGTATGGGATACAATGAACGTTAACTTTGTTCAGGCATCACATGCTTTATTTGAAGCAGACCTTGTAAAGGACATTCATGCAATGACGGATGTAACAAATGGTGGCCTTAGAGGAGATGCCCATGAGATATCCAATACAACCGGTGTCGGATTGGAATTTTACGAAAAGGAAATCAGGCAGATGGTGGCTCCAAATGTATTGAATATGCTTGAAACATTAAACATTGATCCGTTAGGTGTTTCAACAGATTCACTGATGCTGATTGCACCTCCTGAAATTGTCGGCGATATTAAAAAAGCAGTTGCAAAATATGATGTGGCAATTTCTGAAATTGGTGAAGTCAACAACTCTGGTGAACCAATTTTAATTAAAGAAGATTCAACTGAAGAAAAATTGGTTCCTTTATTTAGAGAAGCTGCCTATACAAAAATTAAAAAGTTAGTCGGTGAAACAACTCCTGAAGACTTTGAAGAAATGAAGCAAAAGGTTCAAAAGGCTTCTGATGCAGCTATTGCTAAAAAGGATAAAGTCATAAAACACATTCGTGAAAATTAA